atataagctATTTACATACTAATTTATGTCATAAGAAATGTCACATTGTTAGAGGATGGTGAAGAGGTTGAGGGTGTTGTCCCTTCAAATTAGATTGTCAACAAAACAGTTTACTATCcaacaaatatttatacaaaacgTTTATTCCGTGATAGAGCCGAACCTCAACAAGATTGGCAGAAGTATCAACTAGTACGAGTAAAGTTAAcaggtttttattatttgctttgttttaaattttattattttatatatattgatattgacatattgacatttttagatttttttagatttagaaaTTTGAGGGTCAAACTACAACTTTAGTGTCAAAGTgtcttaaataaaatgaatcCTATTTTAGGCGATCAAGATGtttgtgaaaattattttcaaacagACCAGGAGCAAGAAAATGAATgcataaattttgaaagtatgtactgttatttttacttataaacatttttatgaaatttttttataatttctttaaaatgaaTTGGTTCATTTTAAGTATCTGTATAAGGGTGgaacaatttttattgaaaataaaaaattcgaaaatcaATATTCCTGAGACTCAAACTGATGTctgttaattatattataaaagtaaaaaagtatttttacatttaGACGAGTTCTTGAGGCTTGTCTTAGAACCCAAAAGTTTATACGGCTcctaattttattatcaacCTTAGACTCCAAAAAAGTGGAATAAATTgctacttttataaataatcattttattaatataaattttttgttaaaaaaaatagttgcaaAATATACCTAAAAAACTTTACTGCAGTACTAAATAACTTTATTGcatattttgttgaaaagaaaaaagtaagcttttttaattaaaagataataattcaCAGCTCAGTCacatcaaatttcaaaaaaaatttaaaattcctCCACCctaatctttatatttatagtaatatatatttatgcatagaACCTGTCAATTTCAATAAAAGTATACCAATACCGAAATTCCCAAGTAATTTATGACCAAAAGAAAATTATCAGCATTCTGGCGCATCTTCGTTGTTACATTTTTCTCCTATAAACAACTTATTTGATCAGGTGTGTGCAAGGGTTGAATCTTGCTCAAGATCATCTTCTCCGTCAGCAGTGTCTAAATATTCACAGTATTCATCAAGAGGTAAtgctaaaaatcaaattaacgATGCCAAGAAATTGCAATCATCTACCTCAAACTATCAATCACCTATGAAAAGATTTAGGAGTTCTGTACAATTTTCTTCAACACATAGCCAATTGCCACCTGTTGTTTATCATTCACCTGAGGGAGAGTCAActcatcaaaattttcattttgcaaAACCAACAAGAAATGATGGAGCTTCAAATCTCTTAAGTAAATTTCCGCTTTCTGAAAAACGTGAGATGACTTTTGTagtatttactatttttatgtatatatgtgttatatttgatgatgatgatgatgatgatgatgatgatgatgatgatgatgatgatgatgatgatgatgatgatgatgatgatgatatatgtatatactttttgctgacctcaaacacttttaggtcggcattgccgaatgccgaccctaattctgagggttgatatatatatatgtctgtgTATATAtagccctcggaattaggatCAGCATTCAGCAATCCTGACCTtcaagtgtttgaggtcggcaaaaattgcCGAAAACGAGGTCAGCAAAAGTTGCCAACTTTGTTTCTACGTCTTATGGTAAGATCTTTGAAtcaattttctatttttgatgacctgatgccgacctcgaaaaaattgaggtcagcaaattattgccgacctcactttccttaattccgagggttctctctctttatatatatatatatatacacatatatatatatatatatatatatatatatatatatatatatatatatatatatatatatatatacacatatatatatatatatatatatacacactatatatatatatatatatatatatatatatatatatatatatatatatatatacataaatatatatatcattaaacttaatggttttaatttttttaaatcaaattaggATTTCAATACAAGGTGATTCAGCTGCTTAGTGAGATAAAATCGGTTGCAAATAGCCATCATTTTCAATGTACATGTAAAGCTGCTCAAGATGACAATCTATTACTTCTTTTAAACACTGTAAAAGAATTTGATGACTTtgagaacaaaatattttcaaatgaagATGTGTTTAATTTACttgtatgtattttatttataattattttataaacaaccaagcaaatttaataaaatttgtactTGAAACTTGCAAAATCTTAGGTCAACCAAATTAGTCGAGTCGGTGGAGCAAATTACAAAACAAGCATAAAAAGCATCATGCAACTGtaagttcatttttttactataaggGAGATGTAAACTCCCAAGTGCTTCTCAAGTGTTTTTCCTATTATTGCTtttcttaaaatacttttatagtggtaatgttttacataaatgtttttaaaactaatgatattatatttatattaccaCCATTTTGTAGTTAGAAACGGTTTTGAAATTCAGACACAACACTTgcatatgtaataataatgacaaatatagacaatatatacatatattaatgtatatattaaatatagacaatatattcattaaaatttaaactgttggatatttttatttctatttaaagaTTAATTTGTGCATATGagacttttatttcttttctgcAATTTTTAGGGTAATGTCAAATAGTCTTCGAGCTAATTTTAGTATGGCAGGTAAGAGAGGACAAAAGAAAGCTTTCgaaaagacaaaattttatcaTGCTGTATTTGGTAATtgcttaaattttatatgaCCAATAGCCCTTAAATTTCTTAGTCTTGTTGATATGAAACTAGCTGTAAGCAATCTACAGATCGATTTCCGATTAAAATATGtcagataaaatttttaaataattaacccTTGTTCTATTTTTAGATTCGGATTTGGCGACTTATGCAGAGAGTACGAGATCCACAGTTAGagattttttgaaagattatcTAAAATATGCTCCTGATAGGCTAAACGGAGGTGGGTGCAAGAGCTCGCCACGCACTCCGGGGTAACGAAAGTTATTTGTAAGCATTGAGAcaaccaatatttataaaaagtttaatttgtgaagtatttgttttgaaataagaattatatacatattatttgttgtattatttcaagagatgttttttatatgcctaaaatttattttggttgttttaAATTGGTAAGAACAACCAACGTAGGTTGAAATAACGTTTATATAACGTAAAATCAACGTGTTTCTTACGTCTGTCCGCAACGTTCGTTAAACGTTGACAAAAACAACGTCATAATTTGTTTCTATTTCAACTAACTTTCAACGTCAGTTCAACGAGTACCGCGACGTTATAACAACGTTTGTATCAACGTTTTTGTGCTTGCTGGGTTAGCATCTTGAGatctgaaaaatattaaagtacaAGTTTTATCTTGTGCCAACATCACTTTTAAGTCAATCTGTTTTTTATATCCATTTGGATTTCTTGCTGTCTGTTGAGATCAATGTGGAGATCAGTAGAATGGGATGCATATGAACAGAGTTTTTGACTCTTTGCAAGCATTTTGTCTATAATTAGATTTGAAAGAAGTTCTTTTGTGATTGCAACTTAAAAGGAGTGGTTAAGACATCCAAATGACTTACAGCTTACTTACACCAAAAAACTGTTATTTCAACATATAACATGTTTACTTACGATGTTACGATGTCTAAATTTGTTGCCGTTTTTTGATCATTCTGAGACATAGTGCGATGTAGAAAGAATTCTatgctatatttatttatttccactTATCAAGAGTTCTTTTCCTCGTCGATTAAACACAAATACTTGTGCTAAATAGGTGCTTATGTAAAATACaaggtttaaatgtttttttaagtaactttggGAATTTTAGTGCACAAGCaataaaacttatgaaaaaaatgttttttctatgtttaaatcatttttaactaaGTATAAAATCACCTTTTAATTGACGGTCttctaaataaagaaatttaataagttGTTTGATTTTTATACAATCTTTTATTTAGCTGCAATTCCCTagataataacaaattaaaaaataaaattaaaaaagaaatatcataaattaaaatacgtactaaatattaattaacactGTATCACAAAGCAATAGCTTAAAAAGTTAATTGTcatagttaattatttaattgtttataataactaattaaacaataaacacaaactaaagaattattttttgtaagaatatTAGTTCAACAAAAGTACATAAGTTGTAAAAAGCTGACATACACTTTGagttaactttgtttaaaaaaaatgatcgGATGTGCTAACGTAAGTAATTCTTACTTTAAgagtggaatgcaagaagcaaacttgagtcaagttctacTTGAACTTTTTCAAATTGAAGTAAAAACTATTGATGAACGACGTAGAGCTCAGCTTTTTCTGAAGTATTAATGGTTACTACCGATAAACTTACCCAATATTTAGAGATTTGTCATTATGAGCTTGACGGTCTTAGTAAGAATCGTGTCACTTGTTATTGCTTCAattcttgttttataaaaatacttgatttataaaaattatccaGATATTTCAACATATACGCTAGTGTAAAAAAGCTTCAGGATTATGCGTATTTGCTTGcatgctttttaataatatagtttttattatactaaatactttttttttatcaaaatttttctcaactaattcaaaaacataaagttaaacTAAGACATTAAGACctatgatttttgttttataaattttttagaaaaacgttTTATACTATGTAGTGTTACGTTTTTAACTTTTGTCATTTTATATTTACTGTATAGACTAAGGGGgttggtgataagacaaactatgtcttcttctttcccttttatttgtatttatactatGCTTTATGATTATACTTATGCTTTatgatttgaataaatttatatggcaaaaaaaacaacgaaaaaaacagtaaacatttcttaataatacttaaaaataaaactacgtgACGTTAGTAATATTCACTTGTGTGTAAAGTCTAATTTTCTTGAGTGAGGCTTGTTCTTTTTtacctaataaaagaaaaagatcatctagttaatgttttttttttttttacaacaggattattcatttttttatatatatacatctatataaaagttaatttgtcACAGAGTATTgcagaaattatatttaaaacacttttttttcttttaaggaAAATATGAATTCTGAAGACAGCGAAAAGTGtattaatgaaacaaaaatgattAGATCAAGaagtaaatttaaacaattggAAGACTATTATGACGACCATGTAGATGAGCTGCTACCAGAAACGCATCATCGAGGCGATATCGTATCAGTAAGTCGTATGCTTGCATACTCTGATGCAATAATGGCAACTTGTGCAACTTTTCTTGTTTTaccgttaaaaaatttaaaactaaaagaagacGCTCAATCTCTgtcggattttattttttcagtgcACACcgaatttataatgttttttttaggcTTTTTAATTGTTCTTACAATTTGGGAAAATATAAACATGCGAGCAATTGTAATCAAAAGAGCAGACGATTTTCTTTTAACGCTggttatttttgaaatgttgggAACTACCTTTTTACCTTTTTCCTTAGCATTACAAGGACATTACCcttatgaaaaaatatcaattttaacaaCTTGTGTTATTCTAGGTGTTCTTCAAATAATAGATATTGTAATAGTATTGTACGCCACCCATTCACCAAAACTTTTACAcgttgatttaaaaatatggcCAAAATCGGATCTTCAAGAACtacttttaataatgatatttagACCATTACTTagtataattttacttataattgcTGGCGCGTTTTGCTTTGTCCATTACGGTGTATCATGGGCGTTTATTTCATTGTTGACCTTAATgccaatattttacaaattttattggtttattagTCGAagattgaataaatttaaagaaactgaAAAAGATTCGTTTTTGCTGCATCTTTCTAAAGGCAACCTTTTGAAGGAACGCGTTCAAATTATGAGCGATGCCGCTGTTGCCATCGTTGCGTGTATTCTTATACTTGATATTACAGTTGAAGAATTTCCAGAAAAAAGTGTTGTTGCTAAAGAAGGACTTAATTCTGTCTTGAAGCGCATGGAACCTGATTTTTTAACGTTTCTTGCctcattttttttggtttctgcTTTATGGTACATTAACCATACtgtgtttcatttaataaaaactgttaacgTTATTATGttatactttcaaaaaatatttcttgcaTTTTGCTGCCTTTGTCCTCTTGCAGCGAACATGGTTTTGAAATTTGCATCAAATGGGAATCATGATTCTAATATTGCTGTTCGTTTTTCTGCAATGATCGTATTTTGTTCAAGTATTgcaaattcttttatattattgtatggTTTGTTAACTGGTTCAAAATATTTCTACCAATGGGCTtcatttgcatattttaaagcaaataaacgCCAGCATTTATACACCTTAACTAAAGTGTTGAATATTCCGTTCTGGTCTTTAGTCTGCACTTTTGGAAGTTTGGGATCAAGTAAAGCTGCACCTTATGTTTTGTACGTAACGTTTTTTATGTCAATATGTTCATTTTATGTTTCGAAGTTCACACTAATGAATCATGTTGGTAAGACTGTTCCTCACTTGAAATATAGTTTTCCTATTGTACGTAAAAAAGTAACGGAATACGAAAGCTTAAAAATTGTGGATAAAAAGTGCGTAAGCCCCTAGCAATCCAGTATTGtgatcaaatttattatttaacaaaaattaaacttttcttgttgaaactttattgaaatacGTTTTGTTGTGTTATAGTTGAAGGAAATGGTTCTTATgacaaaacagcaaaaaaaaaataaaaaataaaaaatctagcTGCAAaaatttgtgtatatttttcttatttacaaaaatgaaaatgttaaacttctttttttctgtattttgttACGCACttaatgtatattttgttaagttcaacaattttttcgttattatttatataaatttttcaaaatttatatttatatacatttttcaaaaacatttgccAACGTTGTGGCTCAAACGCAATCAACCGCAAGAACTTCAGAGAAAATTTCTCACGtaataaatgacaaaaaactgaaaatgaGTATTGAACGGAATAAAGATGACAACTTTGTTTTAATTGGTAAGAATAATAAACCCGTGCGGCCTGTTGCACGCCaccaaaatttatcttttgaaaaaaagtaccGTAAGGTCGAGCCTATCTTTGGAACTAAAATTACTGATCATAAAAGCATTGCAGGCGAAAAAAATTGTACGTAAATTTGATGTCTTTGTGGGAGGCATATGCAATCAAGTTACTGAAGAAgatcttaaaaattatatgataaGTGAAATAGACATTACGCCATTGTTAGTTGCCGTAAACAAAATAAACGAGTATAATAGATCGTTTCGAGTTACAATAAACAGTTcggaaaaaataaagatattcaaCCCTGAGGTATGGCacaataatataattgtaaaaccTTTTAGGACAAAACGCTTTTTCAAAAACAGTGAACAAAATCTGGTATCCAACGGGAGCcaggataaaaattttaattgaaaatggaTCCAAGCAGCATAAGAGGAGAAAACAAGCCTTCAACAACTTTCGATATATGTACTTTTAACTGTCAGGGACTTAAGTCAAACATTGAATTTACAAAGTCACTTATACAACCTTATGATATAACGTTTTTATGTGAACATTGGATATCTAAACTTGAATACTCCATAATAagagatttatttaataaaacacacTCCATTTATTTCCATCAGtctaataaacatgtaaaaggTCGACCATTTGGCGGAAATGCGTTCTTTATACGAAGAAATCAATTCCAAAATATTAGAGTACTTTACGAGGATGAccatattttagcaataaatttcgaaaaaaatgaacttaatattatagttattggAATATACCTCTCCTCATCGCGGAACAGCCTCTCATCATTGGAAGAATACAAAAGTCAACTAGATATCGTCAAAGGTTTAATTAATAGTTACGAAGGTAACGGTAATATAATTATAGCCGGTGATTTCCAATCTTTTCCACACCAAATATATGACTTATTTGAAAGATGGAATTCCAAAAGAAACAGTTATTCTGTccacttatctaaatttttaaaaacaaatcaattagAACTAGTAGATGTAACTAAAGGTTCTGGCCTTAATTATACATATCGGCACCAGACGCTACCGAATTCGTCATATATTGATCACGTCGCCATaccaaaatatacaaatttccTAAGTCTAAAATGCATTGTTCATCCTGAGTGCTCAAATAACTTAAGCGATCATTTACCACTTTCAATATCAGTTGAAGTTGAAGGTAAGCACACTAAACACAATACCACAATAGAAGAAGATACTAATATTCCTAGCTACGCTTGGAACGAttctaactttataaattcATATAATGATCATTTAACCAATTGCTTTAACTATCTTAATTTTACTGATAATTATGAATACGACCTTATtcaaatctataaaataattgCTGGCAGCGCTCAAATAGCTTTTAaggaaactttaaaaagtaaaaagcaaTGCTTGTATTCAAAATCTTGGTGGACACCTGAATTAAGTCGTTCTAAAACTATTCTTTTAATTCATTTCAACAAATGGAGGGATTctggttttttaaaagatttaaactccGTAACTTTCAATCGTTACTTAATGGCTCGTAAAAGCTTTCGCAAAGCCGTCAAGTTggctcaaaataataaaatttgcgcACAGTAtactaaaattgaaaagttaaaaaatattagaccaaaaaacttttggaatgcttttagatgtttaaacaaagacataaattctagattatttaccataaataataaaaaagacaaagaatCCATTACTTCAGAATTTGCAAACCACTTCGAAAAAGTACTGAATACTTCAAAAATAACACATCGTAATGGAAATCATCGGAGAATTCCCCCGTGTACAAAACATGATGATGTTATAATAactgaagaaaatataattaggGCTATTTCgaacctaaaatttaaaaaatccttaCTCTTTCGGTATCTCAGCAGAACATTTGAAATACGCAAATTGTGATACTTTAACAAAATggctcatcaaattttttaattattccatTAATTATGGATGGACACCATTATCAATGTCGACGTCTATTATTGTACCCCTTGTTAAATcgtataaaaaatctttagatAGCCCGAACAATTATCGCGGTATTAgcattataccaatttttacaaaggttCTAGAATACCTAATCCTTATTATATGTCCGGATATTAGAGATACTCACCCCCTACAATTTGGATTCAATACTAACTGTTCAACGCTACATGCTGAATTTCTAATTAGcgaaacaattaaacattacAATAGCAACAATTCACCTGTATACCTATGCTCTTTAGATGtagaaaaagcttttgatagctGCAACTGGAATATCctatttgataaattatatttcGATAAAAAATTACCACTCTGTATAGTTAACACTATCTCTTCGTTATATAACAATAGTAGAGCAACAGTCTCATATCAAGGTTGTAAATCAAACTCCTTTCTTCTAAAGCAAGGAGTAAGACAAGGATCGATTCTTTCTCCTCatctatataatatttacactgaaagtcttcttgaaactattttaaatcaaGGTATTGTTGGCACATCGATATATGGTAACTTCACTGGTGTGGTGGCATATGCGGATGATATCATACTTTTAAGCTCTACCCTCTCTGGTCTCAAAAAGctgataaaaacatgcaatatttacagtaatttaaattgtattaaaataaatgccGAAAAAACTGAATTCTTGATTTCAGGTAAAGCACAAATACAAACCAATACGATAACgatatttagtaataaaataaatcttcagAATAAACTTAGACATCTGGGATTCACATGGGATACTAAACATTCAACTTTTGCTTCACTCAATAATacaaatgttgatgaaaaaatttcaaactttagagctgttgttcaaactcttattcaatctggaatccggTTTGCCCATTCAAGTtctatttcttatatatataaattattggcAGTCCCTACCTTAACTTATGGTATGGAGATATGTGAAAATAATTCTGATTTGATGAAAAAGCTAGATGTAATTGGAAGGAGTGCATTAAAATCGCTTTCATGcctaaatgtttcaaaacacaGTAAGAACTATACAAATTCGCTATTTAAAATCcaggaaatttcaaaaagtattcaacaaaataaattaaatttgtttcttcgtcttcttaataataaaacaacttcaGACATTATTTTTTCACAACTGAAACACCCCTTATTTAAACATTCGTTTGTTGGCGATATTCAGGACCTATGCCGTTTTCGGatgctaaattttcaaaacttaattcaaaataaaaagaagataaaaatagcACTTTCTAAAAGTGAAATTCCCTCCGAAGTTGAACAAACTTTGAAACATGCAATAGAGTGCTGGAATGCGAAAGAGCAAAGaggaatttttaaacaaattctggaagaaaaaattcttaagtgaaaatcacgagaaataactttcttattttttttttttaccttgtaatTTAgggtgttaaataaatgaaataataataataataaagcccTCACagaaagtaaaaactttttaaataaaatattatcaatcgTAAATGctcctttaaaattaaaaagtatattatcaGAAACACTAAagttagatcaaaattaaagttagttaaaatcaaaattacgtaccaaaatattgcattttgaaataaaataaaataattattttatctaataaacaaaaagtctTTGAAACGTGTATGTGATACAATATGTTCCTGGcgcagtaacaaaaaaaaaaagcaaacacattacttgattatttaaaaacggTGGTAAAAACGCTTGTAATTAAAGTTTGCACGAACTTTCATTAATTCTTTATTTGTCTTTACTTTGCATAATACTTTTCTCAATATCTTACCTTTAATTATCGAAACTACAcagttgaaagaaaaaatacttgATCACAAAAAAAGCTTTATGAAAAAGACGTAGTTTTACCGTTGTCTCTTTTGAATTGAAATTAATGTGCTTCGATCTGTCATACACAGTATGTTATCAGTTTATAAAAAGCGATACATTGCTAAAAAATTGAGATACATGATCTGTCAATTAAAAGCTTTAGCGCATCGAGCAAGAGCTAAATCAAAATATTGTCATAAGTCAACAGCTGGACTTGATTGGAAAACGACGAGAAggaaaaaaagcttttatatcTGCCTGGATCCATGAGATTATGTATATGCAATTTACTAGCGGTAATTCCCAGTTGGACCAGACCAGTCCAGTCGCCCAGAAACAAAAGTCCGAAGCAGAAGTGTGAGATAAAAATTGACATAGATTATTGCATTGTCTGAAACACCTAaaagagagcaaaaaaaaactaaatacaagcGAGTGTCAGAGACAAAGCACAAGTCAAGGTGTGAAGGTGAATAAGGTTGTCTGGAAAATAAGTTACAATGTTTACTATCTGATTAAGAGATTGAGAAGTACAAAAGTCATAAAACTTAGTGCCAGCTGAGTTAATAGTGTTAGAACAAAGCCATTTGCTGTGAtaagcattaaaatcaccataGGCAACAATGATGGCTGTGATAAGTGATAAGGTGAAAGAGCTTAGCCAACTTGAAAAAATGCAGTCTTAAGAGGAAGAATAACTATAAAGAACAAAGATAAAGGTAATTGAATGAAAAAGAAGCGCATAAAAGAATAGTCATAGAATTCAAACGGCAAACGCATTGGTACGTAAGTTTATGCTTGGGCCAATCATGcaactattggagtctttgcgAATCAAAGGGTAATGGCCGTCAACACTGAGCTCTGAAGATAAAACATCCAAGTTCAAATTAGTCAAACAAAGTGCAAGTAAGATTGgcaatttttacaaaagataAGGTTCAACTTATAAAAagttgctttatatatatatatatatatataaattattattttattaatgacccactgcaaaatatatttacaaggtaaaaatacaaactaagaaaaaagagagataaaaaaaagtaatatttagcTTTGTTAGGTGGCaagatttttgattaaattgttagataacattttaattaaagcaA
This portion of the Hydra vulgaris chromosome 13, alternate assembly HydraT2T_AEP genome encodes:
- the LOC136072671 gene encoding endosomal/lysosomal proton channel TMEM175-like isoform X2, with the translated sequence MIGCANENMNSEDSEKCINETKMIRSRSKFKQLEDYYDDHVDELLPETHHRGDIVSVSRMLAYSDAIMATCATFLVLPLKNLKLKEDAQSLSDFIFSVHTEFIMFFLGFLIVLTIWENINMRAIVIKRADDFLLTLVIFEMLGTTFLPFSLALQGHYPYEKISILTTCVILGVLQIIDIVIVLYATHSPKLLHVDLKIWPKSDLQELLLIMIFRPLLSIILLIIAGAFCFVHYGVSWAFISLLTLMPIFYKFYWFISRRLNKFKETEKDSFLLHLSKGNLLKERVQIMSDAAVAIVACILILDITVEEFPEKSVVAKEGLNSVLKRMEPDFLTFLASFFLVSALWYINHTVFHLIKTVNVIMLYFQKIFLAFCCLCPLAANMVLKFASNGNHDSNIAVRFSAMIVFCSSIANSFILLYGLLTGSKYFYQWASFAYFKANKRQHLYTLTKVLNIPFWSLVCTFGSLGSSKAAPYVLYVTFFMSICSFYVSKFTLMNHVGKTVPHLKYSFPIVRKKVTEYESLKIVDKKCVSP
- the LOC136090107 gene encoding uncharacterized protein LOC136090107, producing MKRFRSSVQFSSTHSQLPPVVYHSPEGESTHQNFHFAKPTRNDGASNLLSKFPLSEKRFQYKVIQLLSEIKSVANSHHFQCTCKAAQDDNLLLLLNTVKEFDDFENKIFSNEDVFNLLVNQISRVGGANYKTSIKSIMQLVMSNSLRANFSMAGKRGQKKAFEKTKFYHAVFDSDLATYAESTRSTVRDFLKDYLKYAPDRLNGGGCKSSPRTPG